In Mesorhizobium sp. M9A.F.Ca.ET.002.03.1.2, the DNA window AACGCCAAGGATGGCGGCGACGAGGCCAGGACGAAGGAATTCGTCGGCAACCTCTACGCCCATGTTCCGGTGCTCGACACCGGCGCGCGCGGCGCGACCGTGACCTTCGCGCAAAAGGGCCTGGGCGACGTGCTATTGGCCTGGGAAAACGAGGCCTATCTGGCGCTCGACGAGTTCGGCGCCGACAATTTCGACGTCGTCTACCCGCCAACCTCGATCCTGGCCGAGCCGCCGGTCGCCGTGGTCGACGCCAATGTCGATGCCAAGGGTACGCGAAAAGTCGCCGAAGCCTATCTGAGCTTCCTCTATTCCAAGGAAGGCCAGACGCTGATCGCCAAGAACCACTATCGCCCGTCGAAGCCCGAGCTGGTGCCGGCGGAGGACCTCGCCAAACTGCCTGAGATCAAGCTGATTACCATCGACGATCCACTTTTTGGCGGTTGGAAGAAAGCACAGCCTTACCATTTCGGCGACGGTGGTATATTCGACCAGATCTACAAGCCGGCCCAATAGACCCGATAAGCTAGACTCTAGATCAGGACGACATGACCACAGCACCCGCCAAGGCGAGGTGGCGGTTCAGACAGCCGAGCGTCATTCCGGGTTTCGGATTGACGCTCGGCTTCTCACTTGCCTACCTCACCCTCATCATTCTCATTCCCCTGTCGGGGCTGATCTGGCGATCGGCCGCGCTCGGCTGGACCGATTTCTGGGCGATCGCCACCGACCGGCGCACCATCAATGCGCTTGAAATCAGCTTCGGCACCGCCTTCGTTGCCGCCGCCGTCAATGTCGTCTTCGGCACGATCGTCGCCTGGGTGCTGGTTCGCTACAACTTTCCGGGCCGCCGCATCGTCGATGCCATGGTCGACCTGCCCTTCGCCCTGCCGACGGCCGTGGCCGGCATTGCGCTGACCACGCTCTACGCGCCGAATGGCTGGCTCGGCAGTTTGCTGGCGCCGCTCGGCATCAAGGTCGCCTACACGCCGCTCGGCATCGTCATCGCGCTGATCTTTATCGGCCTGCCTTTCGTCGTGCGCACCGTCCAGCCGATCATGGAGGAGATCGACAAGGAGGTCGAGGAAGTGGCCGCCACGCTTGGCGCCAATCGCTTCCAGACCATTGCCCGTGTCCTGCTTCCGGGCCTTGCGCCGGCCATCGTCACCGGCTTCGCGCTGGCTTTCGCGCGCGGCGTCGGCGAATACGGCTCCGTCATCTTCATCGCCGGCAACCTGCCCTACAAATCCGAGATCGCACCATTGCTGATCGTCATCCGGCTGGAGGAATACAATTACGCGGCGGCGACCGCGATCGCGGCAATCATGCTCGCTTTGTCGTTCGTGATGCTGCTGGTCATCAATCTGGTGCAGACGTGGAGCCGCAAGCGCTATGGCTGATCCGGAGATCAAATCCTACGCGCCACATCACGAAAGCCAGTCGGCGGCGGTGACCGAAAGCCGCTCGGCAAGAGCCGTGCTGATGATCGTGACCTTCACCTTCCTCGGCATTTTCCTGCTCTTACCGCTGATCATCGTCTTCAACGAAGCCTTCGCAAAGGGCATCGAGGCTTATACCGAAGCGCTGGTCAACCCCGATTCGCGCTCGGCGATCCGCCTGACGCTGCTGGTGGCGGCGATCTCGGTGCCGCTCAATGTCGTCTTCGGCATCTCGGCCGCCTGGGCGATCGCCAAGTTCGAATTCAAGGGCAAGGCTTTTCTCACCACGCTCATCGACCTGCCGTTTTCGGTCTCGCCGGTTATTTCCGGCCTAGTCTATGTGCTTTTGTTCGGCGCACAGGGCCTGCTCGGCGCCTGGCTGAAGGCGCATGGCATCGTCATCCTGTTTGCCGTGCCGGGCATCGTGCTGGCCACCATCTTCGTCACTTTCCCCTTCGTCGCCCGCGAACTGATCCCTTTGATGCAGGAGCAGGGCAATGGCGACGAGGAGGCGGCGCTATCGCTCGGCGCCAATGGCTGGCAGGCCTTCTGGTACGTGACGCTGCCCAACGTCAAATGGGGGCTGCTCTACGGCGTGCTGCTGTGCAATGCCCGCGCCATGGGCGAGTTCGGCGCGGTGTCGGTGGTGTCGGGACACATACGCGGGCTGACCAACACCATGCCGCTGCATGTCGAAATCCTCTATAACGAGTACAATGCCGCCGCCGCCTTCGCCGTCGCTTCGCTGCTTGCAGGCCTGGCGCTGGTGACGCTGGTCTTGAAAACAATTCTCGAAATGCGCTACGGCGCCGAGATCGCCGCGACGCGCGGACATTAGAAGGTTCTGTATATGGAAGTTCGCGTTGCCAACGTGCGCAAGGAGTTTGAACGGTTTCCGGCGCTTCAAGACGTCTCGCTCGACATTAAATCCGGTGAACTG includes these proteins:
- the cysT gene encoding sulfate ABC transporter permease subunit CysT, producing MTTAPAKARWRFRQPSVIPGFGLTLGFSLAYLTLIILIPLSGLIWRSAALGWTDFWAIATDRRTINALEISFGTAFVAAAVNVVFGTIVAWVLVRYNFPGRRIVDAMVDLPFALPTAVAGIALTTLYAPNGWLGSLLAPLGIKVAYTPLGIVIALIFIGLPFVVRTVQPIMEEIDKEVEEVAATLGANRFQTIARVLLPGLAPAIVTGFALAFARGVGEYGSVIFIAGNLPYKSEIAPLLIVIRLEEYNYAAATAIAAIMLALSFVMLLVINLVQTWSRKRYG
- the cysW gene encoding sulfate ABC transporter permease subunit CysW, encoding MADPEIKSYAPHHESQSAAVTESRSARAVLMIVTFTFLGIFLLLPLIIVFNEAFAKGIEAYTEALVNPDSRSAIRLTLLVAAISVPLNVVFGISAAWAIAKFEFKGKAFLTTLIDLPFSVSPVISGLVYVLLFGAQGLLGAWLKAHGIVILFAVPGIVLATIFVTFPFVARELIPLMQEQGNGDEEAALSLGANGWQAFWYVTLPNVKWGLLYGVLLCNARAMGEFGAVSVVSGHIRGLTNTMPLHVEILYNEYNAAAAFAVASLLAGLALVTLVLKTILEMRYGAEIAATRGH
- a CDS encoding sulfate ABC transporter substrate-binding protein, with translation MTNPHFRKLLGALVAASVQFGTLGFAFADTTILNVSYDPTRELYKQFDEAFVAHWKAETGETVTIQQSHGGSGAQARAVIDGLDADVVTLALEGDINAIVSKSKKINPDWRTKFENNSAPYTSTIIFLVRKGNPKGIQDWGDLVKDDVQVITPNPKTSGGARWNYLAAWAYANAKDGGDEARTKEFVGNLYAHVPVLDTGARGATVTFAQKGLGDVLLAWENEAYLALDEFGADNFDVVYPPTSILAEPPVAVVDANVDAKGTRKVAEAYLSFLYSKEGQTLIAKNHYRPSKPELVPAEDLAKLPEIKLITIDDPLFGGWKKAQPYHFGDGGIFDQIYKPAQ